The proteins below are encoded in one region of Borrelia duttonii Ly:
- a CDS encoding outer membrane protein assembly factor BamB family protein has protein sequence MFVILKVNFCILFFFSAYFSLFADINLYFQKALTGQVLGNPILDERRDTITVLTKDRWLVTYTMSFGKKYSYRLDRTPYPFLLKDFGNGYYVITGRNEVQKIRRGKLIWKYNLGVSPIKAPSIGNGYILVPTADGRVIALRLGDGHKVFEVDIEGQALTSSVVLENGNFYIVNENDEMFAFNVDGGQIWNISLMSSPSTLMISTDNKIIVGLQSGEIVIYDSDFGDVLNSVSLNYPINFLFEKFNGEYVAVSDIGVFFNLSKNLEIMFFNNLSLNLKEAVLYNNKNLCLVMKSNGVLVLDEYFRPVDRYDDMKEISGLVANVGFIVTGGFNWILTTYYYEYKDMLDIIVWNHTLGNRYHQNRIDFREKYLIEHEDVYLTLDEMLNSAYDKVTYRKFLSMLDSILKKYGSFPKRYLNLYKKAIDNWLAPKDGIDRIFQRGQLYKYFMYVDDMSAIKGFVNVAIHEKDISNVIQLIKNIAKFEYYHDQDELVYNYIQYIILNYQGNLEIAYAVLLSLRKIIVNSSEENLQKYRSKYLTLLKFIKRQNFSEKINGFANEIIAIL, from the coding sequence ATGTTTGTGATTTTGAAAGTAAATTTTTGTATTTTATTTTTTTTTAGTGCTTATTTTTCTCTATTTGCAGATATTAATCTTTATTTTCAAAAAGCTTTAACCGGACAAGTTTTAGGAAATCCTATCCTTGATGAGAGACGTGATACTATTACTGTATTAACTAAGGATAGGTGGTTAGTAACTTATACTATGTCTTTTGGTAAAAAGTATTCTTATAGGTTAGATAGAACCCCTTATCCCTTTTTATTAAAGGATTTTGGTAATGGGTATTATGTTATTACAGGACGTAATGAAGTTCAGAAAATTAGAAGAGGAAAACTTATATGGAAATATAATCTGGGTGTTTCTCCTATAAAAGCCCCTTCAATAGGTAATGGTTATATTTTAGTTCCGACAGCTGATGGTAGAGTTATTGCTTTAAGACTTGGTGATGGCCATAAAGTTTTTGAGGTTGATATAGAAGGGCAAGCATTAACCTCATCTGTTGTTCTTGAAAATGGTAATTTTTATATTGTCAATGAGAATGATGAAATGTTTGCTTTTAATGTTGATGGAGGACAGATATGGAATATTTCGCTTATGTCCTCTCCTAGTACATTGATGATCAGTACTGATAATAAAATAATTGTTGGATTGCAATCCGGAGAGATTGTCATTTATGATAGTGATTTTGGTGATGTATTAAATTCTGTTAGTTTAAATTATCCTATTAATTTTTTATTCGAAAAATTTAATGGAGAATATGTTGCGGTATCTGATATTGGTGTTTTTTTTAATTTAAGTAAAAATCTTGAAATTATGTTTTTCAACAATTTATCTTTAAATCTTAAAGAAGCTGTGCTTTACAATAATAAAAATCTTTGTCTTGTTATGAAATCAAATGGTGTTTTGGTTCTTGATGAATATTTTAGACCCGTTGATAGATATGATGATATGAAGGAGATATCCGGACTTGTGGCTAATGTTGGATTCATTGTTACTGGAGGATTTAATTGGATATTGACCACTTATTATTATGAATATAAAGATATGCTTGATATTATTGTTTGGAATCATACATTGGGTAATAGATATCATCAAAATAGAATAGATTTTAGAGAAAAATATTTAATAGAACATGAAGATGTTTATTTGACTCTTGATGAAATGTTAAATTCTGCATATGATAAGGTTACTTATCGTAAATTTTTAAGTATGCTTGATTCTATTTTAAAGAAATATGGTAGTTTTCCTAAAAGATATTTAAATTTATATAAAAAGGCTATTGATAATTGGCTTGCTCCAAAAGATGGAATTGATAGAATCTTTCAAAGAGGACAATTGTATAAATATTTTATGTATGTTGATGATATGTCTGCAATTAAGGGTTTTGTTAATGTTGCAATTCATGAGAAAGATATTAGCAATGTAATTCAGTTGATTAAAAATATTGCCAAATTTGAGTATTATCATGATCAAGATGAACTTGTATATAATTATATTCAATATATAATATTGAATTATCAGGGTAATTTAGAGATAGCTTATGCTGTTCTTTTAAGCTTACGAAAGATAATTGTAAATTCTTCTGAAGAGAATCTTCAAAAGTATAGAAGTAAATATCTAACTCTTTTGAAATTTATAAAGCGACAGAATTTTTCTGAAAAAATTAATGGCTTTGCTAATGAAATTATTGCAATTCTTTGA
- a CDS encoding P83/100 family protein has product MKRIWVFSSLLFVFLNIVTFHAREVDKKKLKDFINMDLEFVNYRGPYDSTDTYQQIVGIGEFLAKNLVDNKANYYNKYYVNRHIDREDEKSSSDVFVIGLNSSLDSILNLRRILTGYLMEGFKYSKESAELLAKAITIYNAAYRGDLDYYNNAYINSSLTDLNKHNVGLSRVYSQWAGNTHIFIPLKRNILSGDIESDVDLDKIVTERVVASLLGENEEVGTNFARDLTDVQDEIRDVDQKKIDIESNTLKTIDDELNETIDNLREQLEKATGDTEKKEIEKQIDDSILQRDALKSKTEELKKSQKKLDSSQEKLDKQRDIVKDKIQENIDRSNKDKNLPKPGDITSPKVDEKLQLTETIEDLEEQLNKVTDDTEKKEIEKQIDNNILQRDALKDKKRDEFKEVDNGDLNKQKEPAENRLQRNVESKNQNNNLPRPKTTSQNDGKSQLSKDLAQQLKKAIDDAEKKEIEKQIDDNIVQRNVLEDKRDRLKGVDNGGLDKQKDPVRNRLQRNVGRKNQNNNLPKPKATSQNDEKLKSASELKRQLEKATSDISKNSPNIANKKSLQKLSDKSLNAKDKLVKSEGVKKLFTEDKDKKPVFLEILNPNTNLGVLRLIDSDKEKLDKNYQYGIRRYGVYERKDDFVAIKLCSGIAKLQLLSKSENLKVKSQAGFELSRDSSLYVDSEMILVVVKDNDAWKLAKFSSNDLSKFVLSEDEVLPFTSFTVNAGRVYLQDASKSIITLDVNTLKKIN; this is encoded by the coding sequence ATGAAAAGAATATGGGTATTTTCTAGTTTGTTATTTGTTTTTTTAAATATTGTTACTTTTCATGCTAGAGAGGTTGATAAGAAAAAATTAAAAGATTTTATTAATATGGATCTTGAATTTGTCAATTATCGAGGTCCTTATGATTCTACAGACACGTACCAACAGATAGTGGGTATTGGTGAATTTTTAGCTAAAAATTTAGTTGATAATAAGGCTAACTATTACAATAAATATTATGTTAATCGGCATATTGATCGTGAAGATGAAAAGAGTAGTTCAGATGTTTTTGTTATTGGTTTAAATTCATCTCTTGATAGTATTTTAAATCTTAGAAGAATACTTACAGGATATTTGATGGAAGGTTTTAAATACAGTAAAGAAAGTGCAGAATTGCTTGCCAAGGCTATTACGATATATAATGCTGCTTATCGAGGTGATTTGGATTATTATAATAATGCTTATATTAATTCTTCTCTTACAGATTTAAATAAGCATAATGTAGGGCTTTCAAGAGTTTATAGTCAATGGGCTGGAAATACTCATATTTTTATTCCTCTCAAAAGAAATATTTTGTCAGGAGACATTGAATCAGATGTTGATCTTGATAAAATAGTTACGGAGAGAGTAGTAGCCTCTCTTTTAGGTGAAAATGAAGAAGTTGGTACAAATTTTGCAAGAGATTTAACAGATGTTCAAGATGAAATTCGTGATGTTGATCAGAAAAAAATTGATATTGAATCTAATACTTTAAAGACTATTGATGATGAATTGAATGAAACCATTGATAATTTGAGGGAACAACTTGAGAAGGCTACAGGTGATACTGAGAAAAAAGAAATTGAAAAACAAATTGATGATAGCATACTTCAAAGAGATGCTTTAAAGAGTAAAACAGAAGAACTTAAAAAATCACAAAAAAAGTTGGATAGTTCTCAAGAAAAATTGGATAAACAGAGGGATATAGTAAAGGATAAGATACAAGAAAATATTGATAGGAGTAATAAAGATAAAAACTTACCAAAGCCTGGAGACATAACTTCTCCAAAAGTAGATGAAAAATTGCAATTAACCGAGACTATTGAGGATTTAGAAGAACAACTCAATAAAGTTACTGATGATACTGAGAAAAAAGAAATTGAGAAGCAAATTGATAATAACATACTTCAAAGAGATGCTTTAAAAGATAAGAAGAGAGATGAGTTTAAAGAGGTAGATAATGGGGATTTGAATAAACAAAAAGAACCAGCTGAGAATAGATTGCAAAGGAATGTTGAGAGTAAAAATCAAAATAATAATTTGCCAAGGCCTAAAACTACATCACAAAATGATGGAAAATCACAGTTATCTAAGGATTTAGCACAACAACTTAAGAAGGCTATTGATGATGCTGAGAAAAAAGAAATTGAAAAACAAATTGATGACAATATAGTTCAAAGAAATGTTTTAGAAGATAAGAGGGATAGGCTTAAAGGGGTGGATAATGGTGGTTTGGATAAACAAAAAGATCCAGTTAGGAATAGGTTGCAAAGAAATGTTGGGCGTAAAAATCAAAATAATAATTTGCCAAAGCCTAAAGCTACATCACAAAATGATGAAAAGTTAAAGTCAGCTAGTGAATTGAAAAGACAACTTGAAAAGGCTACATCAGATATTTCAAAAAATTCTCCTAATATTGCGAATAAAAAATCTTTGCAGAAATTATCCGATAAATCTTTAAATGCTAAAGATAAATTGGTTAAGTCTGAGGGTGTGAAAAAATTGTTCACTGAAGATAAGGATAAAAAGCCCGTATTTTTAGAAATTTTAAATCCTAATACTAATTTAGGTGTTCTTAGGTTAATTGATTCGGATAAAGAAAAATTAGATAAAAATTATCAGTACGGTATTAGGAGGTATGGGGTTTATGAGAGGAAAGATGATTTTGTTGCTATAAAACTTTGTTCAGGTATTGCAAAACTTCAGTTACTTAGCAAATCAGAAAATTTAAAAGTTAAATCTCAAGCAGGTTTTGAGTTGAGTAGGGATTCTTCTCTTTATGTTGATTCTGAAATGATTTTAGTAGTTGTTAAGGATAATGATGCTTGGAAATTAGCAAAGTTTTCTTCAAATGATTTGAGTAAATTTGTTCTTTCTGAAGATGAAGTTTTACCATTTACAAGTTTTACTGTTAATGCAGGACGTGTTTATTTACAGGATGCATCTAAGTCAATTATTACTTTGGATGTAAATACTTTGAAAAAAATAAATTGA
- a CDS encoding endonuclease III domain-containing protein: MVNIDLIVDETLFRYPYVKPFLTFKNNYELLIMVILSARTTDNMVNKIAPKLFDKYGDFKSLACADLVDVERLIYKLGFYSNKSKNIINCARMILENFDGIIPDNIFDLISLPGVGRKTANVILGVVYKKPAIIVDTHFSRVVIRHGITFEKTPLKIELDLRNRIPADKQYRFSMAINRHGRDVCTSRSQNCKNCFLEKFAPRLV; encoded by the coding sequence ATGGTTAATATTGATTTAATTGTAGATGAAACTTTATTTCGCTATCCTTATGTAAAACCTTTTTTAACTTTTAAAAATAATTACGAACTTTTAATAATGGTGATTTTGAGTGCAAGAACGACTGATAATATGGTTAATAAGATTGCACCTAAACTTTTTGATAAATATGGTGATTTTAAAAGTTTGGCATGTGCTGATTTAGTAGATGTTGAAAGATTAATTTATAAATTAGGATTTTATTCAAATAAATCTAAAAATATTATAAATTGTGCACGAATGATTTTGGAAAATTTTGATGGTATTATTCCAGATAATATTTTTGATCTTATATCTTTGCCAGGAGTAGGTAGAAAAACAGCCAATGTTATTCTTGGTGTTGTTTATAAAAAGCCAGCTATTATTGTAGATACTCATTTTAGTAGAGTTGTGATTAGACATGGAATTACTTTTGAGAAGACACCTTTAAAAATTGAATTAGATTTAAGAAATAGAATACCTGCTGATAAACAATATAGATTTTCTATGGCTATTAATAGGCATGGAAGAGATGTTTGTACATCACGTAGTCAAAACTGTAAAAATTGTTTTTTAGAAAAATTTGCACCAAGACTTGTTTGA
- a CDS encoding ABC transporter permease subunit, whose product MNKFKRSYILLLSIFILFLIIIPNLINENSKFAIYKKDPNKIYIKQTNKLPQTPTNTNPLGIDKMGRDILSRLILATRNSILLAFSYAAISAIIGIFIGIIIGNFKFKTCLIISKLIESLQTIPFFYVLMLILYYFSKQKNYNILEVSFILAIVHGWIKFSFITRNNTLLIKNLDYIKTSKMMGASQYRIIMYHIFPEIFSSISSIIPLQISKSLTTFEVVNFLQQQDKSYYPSLGELLRYIEMGKEYFWIWINPLIILLIINIILTSINLKLKKHTKFFISS is encoded by the coding sequence ATGAATAAATTTAAAAGATCATATATTTTATTATTGAGTATTTTCATTTTATTTCTAATAATAATTCCCAATTTAATAAATGAAAATTCAAAATTTGCAATATATAAAAAAGACCCAAATAAAATATACATTAAGCAAACAAACAAATTGCCGCAAACACCAACAAATACAAATCCTTTAGGAATTGATAAAATGGGTAGAGATATATTATCAAGATTAATATTAGCAACTAGAAATTCTATTTTACTTGCATTTAGTTATGCAGCAATTTCTGCAATAATTGGAATTTTTATAGGAATAATAATCGGTAATTTCAAATTCAAAACTTGTTTGATAATTTCAAAATTAATAGAATCATTACAAACAATACCATTTTTCTATGTATTAATGTTAATTCTTTATTATTTTTCAAAACAAAAAAACTACAACATACTAGAGGTATCATTTATACTAGCAATAGTACACGGATGGATCAAATTTTCATTCATCACAAGAAATAACACACTACTAATTAAAAACCTTGATTATATAAAAACAAGCAAAATGATGGGTGCAAGCCAATATAGAATAATAATGTATCACATATTTCCCGAAATTTTTTCATCAATTTCATCAATCATTCCCCTACAAATCTCAAAAAGCCTAACAACTTTTGAAGTAGTAAACTTTTTACAACAACAAGACAAAAGCTATTATCCAAGTCTTGGAGAACTTTTAAGATATATAGAAATGGGAAAAGAATATTTTTGGATATGGATAAATCCCCTAATAATATTATTAATAATAAACATTATCTTAACATCAATAAATCTCAAACTAAAAAAACACACAAAATTTTTCATATCATCATAA
- a CDS encoding ABC transporter permease subunit, whose product MAINVIISTFFCISILNAFSNNRPNIPFIKTNIFKDYLEYIGLIKSIESYKLIYDFDPNAPLSKDYFAKHISGSLYIVYKTQYQGIIWNTTYNTPLIKGKSPISVIFSKIKNTLTISIPGLILSYLIAIFFIIIWTFFVKNKILNNILEYIMLFLHSLPRNLIIMLVITILYYLNINQKNLIIGGFAWFFSFFIFNAVIFKQSLTKNLSEPYIISAKSRGIKNFSIITFHSLIPSLTSLITQLRSTLTTSFFGSSFIEITFGIDGIGALTINAMKNNDYIVYRDLLFVGVLIMLITNLITDILTYNMNPYKDILE is encoded by the coding sequence ATGGCGATTAATGTCATTATATCAACATTTTTTTGTATATCAATATTAAATGCATTTTCAAATAATCGTCCAAATATTCCATTCATAAAAACAAATATATTTAAAGACTATTTGGAATATATTGGATTAATTAAAAGCATTGAAAGCTACAAGTTAATATATGATTTTGATCCAAATGCTCCATTAAGTAAAGATTATTTTGCCAAACACATCTCAGGATCTCTATACATAGTCTACAAAACTCAATATCAAGGAATAATCTGGAACACTACCTATAACACTCCTCTTATAAAAGGCAAATCACCAATAAGTGTCATTTTTAGTAAAATAAAAAACACATTAACAATATCAATTCCAGGTTTAATATTATCTTACTTAATAGCCATTTTTTTTATTATTATATGGACATTTTTTGTAAAAAATAAAATTTTAAATAATATTTTAGAATATATAATGCTATTTTTACATTCACTACCAAGAAACTTAATCATAATGTTAGTAATTACTATACTTTACTACCTCAACATAAATCAAAAAAACCTGATAATAGGTGGATTTGCATGGTTTTTTTCATTTTTCATATTTAACGCTGTAATTTTTAAACAATCCCTAACAAAAAATTTATCTGAACCTTATATAATAAGTGCAAAATCAAGGGGTATCAAAAATTTTTCAATAATAACATTTCACTCATTAATTCCCTCTTTAACTTCATTAATCACTCAACTCCGATCCACTCTTACAACATCATTCTTTGGTTCCTCTTTTATTGAGATAACATTTGGAATTGATGGGATTGGGGCTTTAACAATTAATGCAATGAAAAATAACGATTATATAGTTTATAGAGACTTACTATTTGTTGGAGTATTAATTATGTTAATAACAAATTTAATAACAGATATACTAACATACAATATGAATCCTTATAAGGATATATTAGAATAA
- a CDS encoding septum formation initiator family protein, translating into MFSVYVGVISYFIIAPIFGETGIINYKKLNNNLIMMKKHIENLKMIQKNLKTKYINLQISKPAILREASKLGYYPQNSIIIKNSDEDENYYQGNILNIKQTSNNTNIDKNFYLISIVLSLIFYFLLSYFEKIKILHQGR; encoded by the coding sequence ATGTTTTCTGTTTACGTAGGTGTAATAAGTTATTTCATAATAGCACCAATTTTTGGAGAAACAGGAATTATTAACTATAAAAAATTAAACAATAATCTCATTATGATGAAAAAGCATATAGAAAACTTAAAAATGATACAAAAAAATTTAAAAACAAAATATATTAATTTACAAATATCGAAACCAGCTATCTTAAGAGAAGCAAGCAAACTAGGTTATTATCCTCAAAATTCAATTATCATAAAAAATTCTGATGAAGATGAAAATTATTATCAAGGCAATATATTAAACATAAAACAAACATCAAACAATACAAACATAGACAAAAATTTTTACTTAATATCAATAGTACTTTCACTGATATTTTATTTTTTACTCAGTTATTTTGAAAAAATAAAAATTCTTCACCAAGGGAGGTAA
- a CDS encoding DUF4340 domain-containing protein, whose translation MNNKYTLLGIKENIKIVIIIILISTFLLGIIFSKQNQVTRLLEEKLFTIDFKKTAKIETALEGTIIKAGTGWELKYNDIKLPIDEQRVNSMIQNLEKLEKNKLVSRNPKKHKELGINENPAFKFFDEQNNLLTEIFIGNPGEGDSRLSYIKGSDENVYLTNNIFLSYKGNSYNTFADTKLFNENNAKIESLSFKIANKSKKSEENSIQNDYRVYIKDGLYFINQKVLKQEKLLQIIQEFTTDGLEIDQNKINDYNLQYNIEIQWDNKSISNIDVYINKDEKNKDILMKRDNDVYYYTTNRWSFFDVFNLEKKIEQKDKESTEDHLEHNDHN comes from the coding sequence ATGAATAATAAATACACATTGCTAGGAATTAAAGAGAACATAAAAATAGTAATAATCATAATATTAATATCCACATTTTTGTTAGGAATAATCTTCTCAAAGCAAAACCAAGTTACAAGACTTTTAGAAGAAAAATTATTTACAATTGACTTTAAAAAAACTGCAAAAATTGAAACAGCTCTTGAAGGAACAATTATAAAAGCAGGAACAGGTTGGGAACTTAAATACAACGATATCAAACTTCCAATTGATGAACAAAGGGTTAATTCTATGATTCAAAATCTAGAAAAACTCGAAAAAAATAAACTTGTAAGCAGAAATCCAAAAAAACATAAAGAACTGGGAATCAACGAAAATCCTGCTTTTAAATTTTTTGACGAACAAAATAATCTGCTAACAGAAATATTTATTGGAAATCCAGGAGAAGGAGATTCACGATTATCTTATATCAAGGGAAGTGACGAGAATGTATATCTAACAAATAACATCTTCCTATCTTACAAAGGCAACTCTTACAACACATTTGCCGATACCAAACTCTTTAATGAAAACAATGCAAAAATAGAAAGTTTGTCCTTTAAAATAGCAAATAAATCAAAAAAATCTGAAGAAAATTCAATACAAAATGATTATAGAGTATATATTAAAGACGGCCTTTACTTTATCAATCAAAAAGTATTAAAACAAGAAAAACTTTTACAAATAATTCAAGAATTCACAACAGATGGCCTTGAGATAGATCAAAATAAAATTAATGATTATAACCTACAATATAACATTGAAATACAATGGGACAATAAAAGTATCAGTAACATTGATGTTTATATTAACAAAGATGAAAAAAACAAAGATATCTTAATGAAAAGAGACAATGATGTATATTATTATACTACCAATAGATGGTCATTCTTTGATGTATTTAATTTAGAAAAAAAAATAGAACAAAAAGATAAAGAATCTACTGAAGATCATCTAGAACACAATGATCACAATTAA